One region of Chryseobacterium sp. C-71 genomic DNA includes:
- a CDS encoding aminopeptidase: protein MKKFSICFILFWGVVQVSAQKDSIYIAAKLSQNKKILEVNQEIVYHNHSGKPLDSIKLLNWVAAYNKRGTSLVYRKLEDRNNSLHFAKPEALGEILDFKINSVKNQPVSVSNVSEENLFFVLNQPLQVGESITLDLQYQIQLPDKNFTGYGTSENNIALKYFFIVPDHFDPDNISKRNYLDTEESVNFNTHWTVNFDLPINYFVEGNLQQNNINSFNGYLDSDPEFIISQNQFPTINVNTEDIHTEIKFGYNITPQEIQNLEFYLPLHLKFIKEKIGYVPERLFISDKFRTKEDFFGNNDIVFWKYRLKLFTDPEKIDLDYFGIIAKKILDESLIIDKEDHHWFKNGLKSYLETQYLKKFYGETKLLGNLPETNILGIKPLKWFHASDVKLLDRYGLAYQYIMSQNLDQKIDEPFSALSNFNDMAISSFETGSLFSFSANKMGEGNFNDLVKKYIAENRDRPINPEAFLKELSQKEHSTDYLSEFLKHKNRVNFKLKKFKTKEDSLEIRIAKNTDDAIPVKLETQTRNGERKSYWIETEKNERQKTVNLPAENIYKITLNDDYIFPEANYRDNFLYTKGLFSNSKKIKFKLIKDIPNPEFNEIYLNPRIRFTNTYDKFLIGMNFKNQSLFDQKFLYSITPSFSTGTGKLTGSGAVAYSFLPAESIIQSLTLGVSGSYFHYDYDLAYRKGSLYSNINFRKDPRSTVSQGVNFSYNYFQRDLNAKMIADRDYDKYNLWALGYGYADNQMIHEKSFSISTQAMKDFNKITGEAFYRWEFAPRQKLSLRLFAGYFARNETRNNTFDFGIARVSDYSFSYNLLGQSATGGILSQQFILADGGFKSFIPGTVNQFITSVNVDTSVWKIFHIYADAGVYKNKNNPTQFIWDSGVKVRLIPDFLEIYFPVQSTLGFEPGFKDYGKRIRYTLILNLSTIINAARRGWY from the coding sequence TTGAAAAAGTTTAGTATTTGTTTTATTTTGTTTTGGGGAGTTGTACAGGTTTCTGCACAAAAAGACAGCATTTATATTGCTGCAAAATTATCTCAAAATAAAAAAATTCTGGAAGTTAATCAGGAAATTGTTTACCACAATCATTCTGGAAAGCCTTTAGACAGCATTAAACTTCTCAATTGGGTGGCCGCTTACAACAAAAGAGGAACTTCTTTGGTCTACCGAAAACTCGAAGATCGAAATAACAGTCTCCATTTTGCAAAGCCGGAAGCATTAGGTGAAATTTTAGATTTTAAAATTAATAGCGTAAAGAATCAGCCCGTTTCCGTCAGCAATGTTTCTGAAGAAAATTTATTTTTTGTTTTAAATCAACCTTTGCAAGTTGGCGAAAGCATTACATTAGATTTACAGTATCAGATTCAGCTTCCTGATAAAAATTTTACAGGTTACGGAACTTCTGAAAACAACATCGCTTTAAAATATTTCTTTATTGTTCCGGATCATTTTGATCCGGACAATATTTCTAAAAGAAATTACCTCGACACCGAAGAATCGGTGAACTTCAATACCCATTGGACGGTTAATTTTGATCTCCCGATTAATTATTTTGTGGAAGGAAATCTTCAACAGAACAACATCAATTCTTTCAACGGATATTTAGATTCCGATCCTGAATTTATTATTTCTCAAAACCAGTTCCCAACGATTAATGTGAATACGGAAGATATTCATACTGAAATAAAATTTGGTTATAATATCACTCCGCAGGAAATTCAGAATCTGGAATTTTATCTTCCTCTGCATTTAAAATTTATCAAAGAAAAAATCGGTTATGTCCCCGAACGTCTTTTTATTTCAGATAAATTCAGAACTAAGGAAGATTTTTTTGGAAACAATGACATCGTTTTTTGGAAATATCGATTAAAACTTTTCACAGATCCTGAAAAAATTGACCTCGACTATTTTGGAATTATCGCCAAGAAAATTTTAGACGAAAGCCTTATCATCGATAAAGAAGATCACCACTGGTTCAAAAACGGACTGAAATCTTATCTTGAAACTCAATATCTGAAAAAATTCTACGGAGAAACCAAACTTTTGGGCAATCTTCCCGAAACAAATATTTTAGGAATCAAGCCATTAAAATGGTTTCACGCATCCGATGTCAAGTTGCTTGACCGCTATGGTTTGGCATATCAATACATTATGTCTCAGAATTTAGACCAAAAAATTGATGAGCCATTTTCTGCTTTGAGTAATTTCAACGATATGGCCATCAGCAGTTTTGAGACGGGAAGTCTTTTTAGTTTTTCGGCCAATAAAATGGGTGAAGGAAACTTCAATGATTTAGTGAAAAAATATATCGCAGAAAACAGAGACAGACCCATCAATCCTGAAGCGTTTTTGAAAGAGCTTTCTCAAAAAGAACACTCTACAGATTACTTAAGTGAGTTTTTGAAGCATAAAAACAGAGTTAATTTTAAACTTAAAAAATTTAAGACAAAAGAAGATTCTCTAGAAATAAGGATTGCAAAAAATACAGATGATGCAATTCCCGTAAAACTGGAAACTCAAACCAGAAACGGTGAGAGAAAATCGTACTGGATAGAAACGGAGAAAAATGAAAGACAGAAAACCGTTAATCTTCCTGCCGAAAACATTTATAAGATTACTTTAAATGACGATTACATTTTTCCGGAAGCCAATTATAGGGATAACTTTTTGTATACCAAGGGATTATTTTCAAATTCAAAAAAAATTAAATTTAAACTGATCAAAGATATTCCCAATCCGGAATTCAATGAAATTTACCTGAACCCGAGAATCCGTTTTACCAATACGTATGACAAATTTTTGATCGGGATGAATTTTAAAAACCAATCGTTGTTTGATCAGAAGTTTTTATATTCAATCACCCCATCTTTCAGTACCGGAACAGGAAAACTCACAGGTTCGGGCGCGGTTGCATACTCTTTTCTTCCCGCTGAAAGTATTATCCAAAGTCTGACGTTAGGAGTTTCCGGATCGTATTTTCATTATGATTATGATCTGGCGTACCGTAAAGGTTCTTTATATTCGAATATCAATTTCAGAAAAGATCCGCGAAGCACTGTTAGTCAGGGTGTGAATTTTTCATACAATTATTTTCAGAGAGATCTGAATGCAAAAATGATTGCAGACCGTGATTATGACAAATATAATTTGTGGGCTTTGGGATATGGATACGCCGACAACCAGATGATTCATGAGAAAAGCTTCAGCATCAGCACTCAGGCGATGAAAGATTTTAACAAAATCACAGGGGAAGCTTTTTACAGATGGGAATTTGCACCGAGACAGAAATTAAGTTTAAGATTATTTGCCGGATATTTTGCCAGAAACGAAACCCGAAACAATACTTTCGACTTCGGAATTGCAAGAGTTTCTGACTACTCTTTCTCCTATAACCTCTTGGGACAAAGTGCTACGGGAGGAATTCTCTCTCAACAATTCATTTTGGCTGATGGCGGTTTTAAATCTTTTATCCCAGGAACCGTTAACCAATTTATTACTTCAGTCAATGTTGATACCAGCGTATGGAAAATTTTCCATATTTACGCAGATGCCGGAGTTTACAAAAATAAGAACAATCCGACTCAGTTTATTTGGGATAGCGGTGTGAAAGTAAGATTAATCCCAGATTTCCTTGAAATATACTTTCCGGTACAATCTACTTTAGGCTTTGAACCTGGATTTAAGGATTACGGAAAACGAATCAGGTATACTTTGATTTTAAATTTAAGCACGATCATCAACGCCGCAAGAAGAGGCTGGTATTAA
- a CDS encoding lamin tail domain-containing protein has protein sequence MKKAFTFIGLVSIAAFFNAQIVINEVYTGGGVLGISLLTHDFIELKNIGSSTTTLNGATIQYGPATGGFTQYHTLPSITLSPGQTYLIQEGTEGGGVINLINPNLIVGAVVNFDGSPTVGLGLAIGLTSGKVALASNNTQVTGPAASNVLDFVGYGLANQYEGSGAAPSPTILNSITRTSGDTNNNGADFTVTLPSPSSSVLAINDFNNMPKQSRFIKNSFVKNNEIIFGADVKDIKVYSSTGRLIKTASVKEGATLNVAELQKGNYIITGTVNNQPVSQKILKD, from the coding sequence ATGAAAAAAGCATTTACTTTTATCGGACTAGTTTCGATAGCTGCATTTTTTAATGCTCAGATTGTAATTAATGAAGTCTATACCGGAGGAGGGGTGCTCGGAATTTCACTTCTCACCCATGATTTCATAGAACTGAAGAATATTGGCTCTTCTACCACTACATTAAATGGAGCAACCATTCAGTATGGTCCCGCAACTGGCGGATTTACTCAATACCATACGCTGCCTTCCATCACCCTTAGTCCCGGGCAAACTTATTTAATTCAGGAAGGTACTGAAGGGGGAGGAGTTATCAATCTTATTAATCCAAATCTTATAGTAGGTGCTGTTGTCAATTTTGACGGATCGCCAACTGTTGGTTTGGGATTAGCGATAGGTCTTACTTCTGGTAAGGTTGCTTTAGCAAGTAATAATACTCAGGTAACAGGCCCTGCAGCATCAAACGTTCTTGATTTCGTGGGCTATGGATTAGCAAATCAATATGAAGGTTCCGGAGCTGCGCCATCACCTACAATTTTGAATTCAATTACCAGAACTTCAGGTGATACCAATAATAATGGAGCTGATTTTACTGTAACGCTTCCTAGTCCGTCGTCAAGTGTTTTGGCTATAAATGATTTTAACAATATGCCTAAGCAGTCACGTTTTATTAAAAATTCATTCGTGAAAAATAATGAAATTATCTTCGGAGCAGATGTGAAAGATATTAAAGTTTATAGTTCCACAGGACGATTGATAAAAACGGCTTCGGTAAAAGAAGGAGCTACCTTGAATGTTGCAGAATTACAAAAAGGAAATTATATTATCACAGGAACAGTAAACAACCAACCTGTTTCTCAAAAGATTCTAAAAGATTAA
- a CDS encoding T9SS type A sorting domain-containing protein, giving the protein MKKIYSLAMVGLASLAFSQISLLSAGTAYTQNFDALANTGTANSITLTGALAGWSILEVGSNANTTYAAGDGSSNAGNSYSFGSTGSTDRALGGLASNNLTTFIGARFVNNTGAALSGLSISYVGEEWRYGGSTAVDQLAFEYSLDATALDNGTWTPVSALNYNTTNTTATAGALDGNNSANRTAIAGTISSLNIANGATVFIRFTDVNITGTDDGLAVDDFSLTGLAGTLSVSDFNKTKSSFIKNTFVKNEEITFGADVKDVKVYTLSGAIVKTGAVKNGSTLNVAELQKGNYIVTGTVNNQPVSQKILKD; this is encoded by the coding sequence ATGAAAAAGATTTATTCTTTAGCAATGGTGGGGTTGGCAAGTCTAGCTTTCAGTCAAATTAGTTTGCTATCAGCAGGAACTGCTTACACACAGAATTTTGATGCTTTAGCTAACACTGGTACAGCTAATTCTATAACGTTGACAGGTGCATTAGCAGGGTGGTCAATTTTAGAAGTAGGATCAAATGCTAATACTACTTATGCAGCTGGAGATGGTTCATCAAATGCAGGAAATAGCTACAGCTTTGGATCTACTGGAAGTACTGATAGAGCTTTAGGAGGACTTGCAAGTAATAATTTAACTACATTTATTGGAGCTAGGTTTGTAAATAATACAGGCGCAGCACTTTCTGGTCTTTCGATATCTTATGTAGGTGAAGAGTGGAGATATGGTGGCAGTACAGCAGTTGATCAACTTGCATTTGAATATAGTTTAGATGCAACAGCTTTAGATAATGGAACATGGACACCGGTTAGTGCATTAAATTATAATACTACTAATACTACTGCAACAGCTGGTGCTCTTGATGGAAATAATTCAGCTAACAGAACAGCAATTGCAGGAACAATTTCAAGTCTTAATATTGCAAATGGTGCTACAGTTTTTATAAGATTCACTGATGTGAACATTACAGGTACTGATGATGGTCTTGCGGTCGATGACTTTTCATTAACAGGTCTTGCTGGCACTTTGTCAGTTTCAGATTTCAACAAAACAAAATCAAGCTTTATCAAAAATACATTCGTTAAAAACGAAGAAATTACTTTCGGAGCTGATGTGAAAGATGTAAAAGTTTATACTTTATCTGGTGCAATTGTAAAAACTGGTGCAGTAAAGAATGGTTCTACTTTAAACGTTGCTGAATTACAAAAAGGGAACTACATTGTAACAGGAACGGTAAACAATCAACCAGTTTCTCAGAAAATTTTGAAAGACTAA
- a CDS encoding class I SAM-dependent methyltransferase, translating into MEVTKYSGELIPQQDKNWQGRPEWFFNREHTDTYELWYEGRYKRAEIWQKKVMEQLISKDQRVKTLLEFGCGTTRFTRWWKNIGIEATGGDISPLMLSQAVHLFEGDLVMADSHFMPFKDHTFDSLAFITTFEYYKDSVKVIREAARVAKYGIAMGMMNRNSPKVARRRVQQLFGKNPFYVTATFYTPKMLTEIIEKALVGRKYTIEWTCTGLPKWFPVQQWNLPVGDFFGLYIQLNDVE; encoded by the coding sequence ATGGAAGTAACAAAGTATTCCGGAGAACTTATCCCACAACAAGACAAAAACTGGCAAGGAAGACCCGAATGGTTTTTCAATAGAGAACATACCGACACCTACGAATTATGGTATGAAGGCAGATACAAACGAGCCGAAATCTGGCAGAAAAAAGTAATGGAACAGCTCATTTCCAAAGATCAACGAGTAAAAACATTATTAGAATTCGGATGTGGTACTACCCGATTTACACGCTGGTGGAAAAATATCGGGATTGAAGCAACCGGCGGAGACATTTCTCCTCTCATGTTATCACAAGCCGTTCATCTTTTCGAAGGCGATCTGGTGATGGCAGATTCTCATTTTATGCCTTTTAAAGATCATACGTTCGATTCATTGGCATTCATCACAACATTTGAATATTATAAAGATTCTGTAAAAGTTATTCGGGAGGCAGCCCGAGTTGCGAAGTACGGAATTGCAATGGGAATGATGAACAGGAACTCCCCAAAGGTCGCAAGAAGAAGAGTGCAACAGCTGTTCGGGAAAAATCCTTTTTACGTGACCGCAACTTTCTACACTCCGAAAATGCTGACAGAGATTATCGAAAAAGCTTTAGTCGGAAGAAAATATACAATTGAATGGACATGCACCGGACTTCCAAAATGGTTTCCTGTACAGCAATGGAACCTTCCGGTAGGCGATTTCTTTGGTTTATACATCCAGCTAAATGATGTGGAATGA
- a CDS encoding AIR synthase family protein has product MIETLGKINHSQFEDFLKQRCGKKRDEVRVGPEFGVDVSVVDLHGGKAMALTSDPLSLIPSLGLEESAWLSVHLMANDMATTGFAPTFGQFVLNLPAHLSKNDFEIYWNYIHQFCKDIDVSITGGHTGFIEGQNSTIAGGGTFITIAQKEEILVSKYAKPGDSILVTKTSALSSVAILAMSFPETVKNKAGKEFYYSASASFYETSSLKDALTAVQNKNSGVTAMHDVTEGGVLGAIYELAIASGNGAEIFNEKLPIGEVQSEVCNLFSLDPRYCIGAGSMIITCKKEKASEIISRLEANHIPCTEVGVITEKSDGIKLIENEQATDLMYFEEDPYWKAFFNAYKNGWK; this is encoded by the coding sequence ATGATTGAAACCTTAGGAAAAATAAATCATTCCCAATTTGAAGATTTCCTGAAACAGCGATGCGGAAAAAAACGTGATGAAGTACGCGTCGGTCCTGAGTTTGGTGTTGATGTCTCCGTAGTCGATCTGCATGGCGGAAAAGCGATGGCTTTGACGAGTGATCCTCTTTCTTTGATTCCGTCTTTAGGTTTGGAAGAATCGGCTTGGCTGTCAGTTCATCTTATGGCGAATGATATGGCGACCACAGGCTTCGCACCGACGTTCGGACAGTTTGTTTTAAATCTTCCTGCTCATCTTTCTAAAAATGATTTTGAAATTTATTGGAATTACATTCATCAGTTTTGTAAAGATATTGACGTAAGCATTACCGGCGGACACACGGGATTTATCGAAGGTCAAAACTCTACTATTGCAGGTGGCGGAACTTTTATTACCATTGCTCAGAAAGAAGAAATTTTAGTTTCGAAATATGCAAAACCCGGCGATTCAATTTTAGTGACCAAAACAAGCGCACTTTCATCGGTTGCCATTTTAGCAATGAGTTTTCCGGAAACTGTAAAAAATAAAGCAGGGAAAGAATTTTACTATTCAGCATCGGCTTCCTTTTACGAAACCTCATCATTGAAAGACGCCCTAACTGCCGTACAAAATAAGAATTCAGGAGTGACTGCGATGCATGATGTAACGGAAGGCGGCGTTTTGGGAGCGATTTACGAACTAGCCATAGCATCAGGAAATGGAGCAGAAATATTTAATGAAAAACTTCCGATTGGAGAAGTCCAGTCAGAAGTTTGTAATTTGTTTTCGCTAGATCCGAGATATTGCATTGGTGCGGGGTCAATGATCATTACATGTAAAAAAGAGAAGGCTTCGGAGATTATTTCAAGATTGGAGGCAAATCATATTCCATGTACAGAAGTTGGCGTGATTACCGAAAAATCTGACGGAATTAAATTAATTGAAAACGAACAAGCAACTGATTTAATGTATTTCGAGGAAGACCCTTATTGGAAAGCATTCTTTAACGCTTATAAAAACGGCTGGAAATAA
- a CDS encoding thiamine phosphate synthase, protein MKKQTIQSGIYLIIDPSMDEEILFSKLNLIVKEKISAIQILDNFKENQNIEELLLKSHEITSSNNIPLIINNRWEYLNQIHFDGIHFDEIPENFIQIKKEIHCDFITGITCNNELSTIEYAEENQFDYISFCSMFPSKTANSCELVNFETVQKAKSIFSGKIFLAGGIDFNNIKNLSELNYDGIAVVSGIMSAENPSETIRNYHQKIKK, encoded by the coding sequence ATGAAAAAGCAAACCATACAATCAGGAATCTATCTGATTATCGATCCTTCGATGGATGAGGAAATTCTTTTTTCTAAATTGAATTTAATTGTAAAAGAAAAAATATCAGCCATTCAGATCTTGGACAATTTTAAAGAAAATCAGAATATTGAAGAACTGCTTTTAAAAAGTCATGAGATTACTTCGTCAAATAATATTCCCTTGATCATCAATAATCGCTGGGAATATTTAAATCAAATTCATTTTGATGGAATTCATTTTGATGAAATTCCTGAAAATTTCATTCAGATTAAAAAAGAGATCCATTGCGATTTCATTACAGGAATTACCTGTAATAATGAACTTTCAACGATTGAATATGCCGAAGAAAATCAGTTCGATTATATTTCTTTCTGCTCGATGTTTCCGTCAAAAACCGCAAACAGTTGTGAACTGGTAAATTTTGAGACTGTTCAGAAAGCGAAAAGTATTTTCAGTGGAAAAATCTTTTTAGCTGGAGGAATTGATTTCAATAATATTAAAAATTTAAGTGAATTAAATTATGACGGAATAGCCGTCGTTTCAGGAATTATGAGTGCAGAAAATCCGTCAGAAACCATTAGAAATTACCATCAAAAAATTAAAAAGTAA
- a CDS encoding Trm112 family protein has translation MRIKTIEKLCCPFDKSDLDLTIISQDETENIMEGLLICDDCKRVFPIISGIPIMSPDEYREFKLEQPVLERWEKHLEGKKVENFKLIS, from the coding sequence ATGAGAATAAAAACCATAGAAAAACTATGTTGTCCGTTTGACAAATCAGATTTAGATTTAACCATCATTTCGCAGGATGAAACTGAAAATATTATGGAAGGTTTACTGATCTGCGACGACTGCAAAAGAGTCTTCCCCATCATCAGCGGAATTCCGATTATGTCACCCGACGAATACCGTGAATTTAAACTGGAACAACCCGTTTTAGAACGCTGGGAAAAGCATTTGGAAGGAAAAAAAGTGGAGAATTTCAAACTAATTTCTTAA
- the dusB gene encoding tRNA dihydrouridine synthase DusB produces MIKIGNIELPEFPLLLAPMEDVSDPPYRRLCKLHGADMMYSEFISSEGLIRDAMKSRKKLDIFDYERPVGIQIFGGDEEAMAMSARIVETVNPDLVDINFGCPVKKVVCKGAGAGVLKDVDMMVRLTKAVVSSTSLPVTVKTRLGWDSNSINIDEVAERLQETGIKALTIHARTRGQMYKGEADWEHISRIKQNPNIEIPIFGNGDIDSPEKALEYKNKYACDGIMIGRAAIGYPWIFNEIKHFFETGEHLDAPTISDRLLAVRQHAEWSAEWKGEKLGLIEMRQHYSNYFRGIPHFKDFRRKFLEVYSLVEMDEVIKETEGFYAEYQAQV; encoded by the coding sequence ATGATAAAAATAGGCAACATAGAACTGCCGGAATTTCCGCTTTTGCTCGCTCCGATGGAAGATGTAAGTGATCCGCCGTACAGACGACTGTGTAAATTACATGGTGCAGATATGATGTATTCAGAATTTATCTCTTCTGAGGGCTTGATCCGTGATGCGATGAAAAGCAGAAAGAAGCTGGATATCTTCGATTATGAAAGACCTGTAGGAATTCAGATTTTTGGAGGTGACGAGGAAGCTATGGCGATGTCTGCAAGAATTGTAGAGACCGTAAACCCTGATTTGGTGGACATCAATTTTGGTTGCCCGGTAAAAAAAGTGGTTTGCAAAGGTGCCGGAGCCGGAGTTTTGAAAGATGTTGACATGATGGTTCGTCTGACGAAGGCTGTTGTAAGCTCTACAAGTCTTCCTGTGACGGTGAAAACGCGTTTGGGATGGGACAGCAATTCAATCAATATCGATGAAGTGGCTGAACGTCTTCAGGAAACTGGGATTAAAGCTTTGACGATTCATGCAAGAACGCGTGGCCAGATGTATAAAGGTGAAGCCGACTGGGAACATATCTCAAGAATCAAGCAAAACCCGAATATCGAAATTCCTATTTTTGGAAACGGTGATATCGATTCGCCTGAAAAAGCCTTAGAATATAAAAATAAATATGCCTGCGACGGAATTATGATCGGCCGTGCTGCGATTGGTTATCCGTGGATTTTTAATGAGATCAAACATTTCTTTGAAACAGGGGAACATCTCGATGCACCAACAATTTCAGACCGACTTTTAGCTGTACGTCAACACGCTGAATGGAGTGCAGAATGGAAAGGTGAGAAATTAGGCTTAATCGAAATGAGACAGCATTACAGCAATTACTTCAGAGGGATTCCTCATTTTAAAGATTTCAGAAGAAAGTTTCTGGAAGTATATTCTTTAGTTGAAATGGATGAGGTGATTAAAGAAACTGAAGGATTTTATGCTGAATATCAGGCACAGGTTTAA
- a CDS encoding DUF5606 domain-containing protein, whose translation MLLEKIISISGKPGLYKLVSQLKNGFIIEDVTTKKKVSIGNSSQVSLLDNIAMFTFDKEVPLFEVFENIAKNYEYKETISHKSTEDELKEFMGVSLPNYDTERVYFSDIKKLAQWYNILHKAGYITPESFVKAEPETVEGESAEGDITADKASPKKAAPKADKPATPKVKASTGAKAATKSTHRKMG comes from the coding sequence ATGCTGTTAGAAAAAATAATTTCGATTTCTGGTAAACCAGGTCTTTACAAATTAGTTTCGCAATTGAAAAACGGATTTATTATTGAAGACGTTACAACAAAAAAGAAAGTGAGCATCGGTAACTCAAGCCAGGTGAGCTTGTTAGATAATATCGCAATGTTCACATTCGATAAAGAAGTTCCTTTGTTCGAAGTTTTTGAAAATATTGCTAAAAACTACGAGTACAAAGAAACAATTTCTCACAAATCTACCGAAGATGAGTTGAAAGAATTTATGGGAGTATCTCTTCCAAACTATGATACAGAAAGAGTTTATTTTTCTGATATCAAAAAATTAGCTCAATGGTACAATATCCTTCACAAAGCAGGATATATTACTCCGGAAAGCTTCGTAAAAGCTGAGCCTGAGACTGTAGAAGGAGAAAGCGCTGAAGGTGATATCACCGCAGACAAAGCATCTCCGAAAAAAGCGGCTCCAAAAGCTGACAAACCTGCAACTCCAAAAGTGAAAGCAAGTACAGGAGCAAAAGCGGCTACAAAAAGTACACACAGAAAAATGGGATAA
- the def gene encoding peptide deformylase, giving the protein MILPIRAFGDPVLRKVGKDIDQDYPGLQELIDNMFDTMNSANGIGLAAPQIGLDIRLFIVDVSPLAGDEDYEDIAEELKDFKKVFINAQILEESGEEWKFNEGCLSIPDVREDVKRKSTIVIEYYDENFVKHKETFSDIRARVIQHEYDHIEGTLFTDHLSSLKKKLVKGKLVKISQGDVSISYKMRFPK; this is encoded by the coding sequence ATGATTTTACCAATTAGAGCCTTTGGAGATCCTGTTTTGAGAAAAGTAGGAAAAGATATAGATCAAGATTATCCTGGTTTGCAGGAGCTCATCGACAATATGTTTGATACGATGAATAGTGCCAATGGTATTGGTCTTGCAGCACCGCAAATTGGTTTAGACATCCGTCTCTTTATAGTAGATGTTTCGCCTTTGGCAGGAGATGAAGATTATGAAGATATTGCTGAAGAGTTGAAAGACTTCAAAAAAGTATTCATCAACGCTCAGATTCTTGAAGAATCGGGTGAAGAGTGGAAATTTAATGAAGGCTGTCTTTCGATTCCTGATGTACGAGAAGATGTCAAAAGAAAAAGTACGATCGTTATAGAATATTATGACGAAAATTTTGTTAAGCATAAAGAAACTTTTTCCGATATTAGAGCCCGCGTAATTCAACATGAGTATGACCATATTGAAGGTACTTTGTTTACCGATCATTTAAGTTCTTTAAAGAAAAAACTGGTAAAAGGTAAATTGGTTAAAATTTCTCAGGGTGATGTATCGATCAGCTACAAAATGAGGTTTCCAAAGTAA
- the ruvX gene encoding Holliday junction resolvase RuvX: protein MGQILAIDYGKARCGIAVTDDMRIIASALETVETKFLMEFLKKYFNENKVEDIVVGLPTDLKGNLSEVETDILKFIELFSKEFPNIQVHRLDERFTSKMASFFISQSGKSKKQRQEKGLIDRVSATIILQNFLEQRTR from the coding sequence ATGGGACAAATCCTTGCAATAGACTACGGAAAGGCTCGTTGTGGCATTGCGGTGACCGATGATATGAGGATTATTGCCAGTGCGCTGGAGACTGTAGAAACAAAGTTTTTGATGGAATTTTTGAAAAAATATTTCAATGAAAACAAAGTTGAAGATATTGTTGTAGGTCTTCCGACAGATTTAAAGGGGAATCTTTCTGAGGTGGAAACGGATATTCTGAAATTTATAGAACTTTTCAGTAAAGAATTTCCCAACATTCAGGTTCATCGTTTGGATGAGAGATTTACGTCAAAAATGGCTTCGTTTTTTATTTCCCAAAGCGGAAAAAGTAAAAAACAAAGACAGGAGAAAGGATTAATAGATAGAGTAAGTGCAACCATCATATTGCAGAATTTTTTAGAACAAAGAACAAGATGA
- a CDS encoding histidine phosphatase family protein, which translates to MKKLILVRHAKSDWPEETEDFDRPLADKGLQDALKMSKFLKNSNVAIDYLISSPAVRALNTCKIFNQTYRLNYITNEKLYNPSENNFQSVIYDLNDNVDSVAFFSHNNGISNFANSISEDIFHFPTCGVAGFEINCDSWSHFDGADKKLLFFYEPNKL; encoded by the coding sequence ATGAAGAAACTCATCTTGGTAAGACACGCCAAAAGCGACTGGCCGGAAGAAACCGAAGACTTCGACAGACCATTGGCAGACAAAGGGTTACAAGATGCCTTGAAGATGTCTAAATTTTTAAAGAATAGCAATGTTGCTATCGATTACTTGATCTCAAGCCCTGCGGTAAGAGCGCTGAATACCTGCAAAATTTTTAATCAGACCTATAGGCTCAACTATATTACGAACGAAAAATTGTACAATCCTTCTGAAAATAATTTTCAATCTGTGATTTATGATTTGAATGATAATGTCGATTCGGTCGCATTTTTCTCACACAACAACGGAATTTCAAATTTCGCCAATTCTATTTCGGAAGATATTTTTCATTTTCCAACGTGTGGTGTTGCGGGTTTTGAAATTAACTGCGATTCGTGGTCACATTTTGATGGTGCTGATAAGAAATTATTGTTCTTTTATGAACCGAATAAGCTTTAG